One genomic segment of Intestinimonas butyriciproducens includes these proteins:
- a CDS encoding MaoC/PaaZ C-terminal domain-containing protein, translated as MKELNRSVIGTTTGPQTFEYTWRDCAIYALGVGAGPDEMEYLDEDGLKVIPSFGVVPYWGTFGINPPRAIPTPINCTMGLDRQGSLHMAHKLVLHKPIDPMGGKLTFEDSVVELYDRGPGKGCVMRTDLSAYDEKGEKVFSNIGDTLFAVYQAPDSPPFPKSSTVIPERTPDYVCPDYIAPNQNLLYRMSGDTNRLHVDQKEAHKQGFDRPIMQGLCSFGYACRLAVRELIPHAPERMTSMEAQFRSPLFPDTKVELHIWKVQDGLAYFRMLAPEKKQIVLEKGCFMWK; from the coding sequence ATGAAGGAACTCAACCGCAGCGTAATTGGAACCACTACCGGCCCGCAGACCTTTGAATATACATGGCGCGACTGCGCCATCTATGCCCTTGGGGTCGGAGCCGGCCCGGATGAGATGGAATATCTCGACGAGGACGGCCTCAAGGTCATCCCGTCATTTGGCGTAGTTCCCTATTGGGGAACCTTTGGCATCAACCCGCCGCGGGCGATCCCGACGCCAATTAACTGCACTATGGGGCTGGACCGTCAGGGCAGCCTTCACATGGCCCACAAGCTCGTTCTCCATAAACCCATCGATCCGATGGGCGGCAAGCTCACCTTTGAAGATTCCGTGGTGGAGCTTTACGACCGCGGCCCCGGGAAGGGCTGCGTCATGCGCACAGATTTATCCGCTTATGATGAGAAGGGCGAGAAGGTATTCAGCAATATCGGAGATACCCTGTTTGCCGTCTATCAGGCCCCCGACTCCCCTCCCTTCCCCAAGAGCAGTACCGTGATTCCTGAGCGTACCCCTGATTATGTGTGTCCCGATTATATCGCCCCCAACCAGAATCTGCTCTACCGGATGTCCGGCGACACGAATCGGCTCCATGTCGATCAGAAGGAGGCCCATAAGCAGGGCTTTGACAGGCCTATCATGCAGGGTCTGTGCTCATTTGGCTACGCATGCAGACTGGCGGTGAGGGAATTGATTCCCCATGCGCCAGAGCGCATGACCTCCATGGAGGCGCAGTTCCGCAGCCCGCTGTTCCCGGACACCAAAGTTGAGCTACACATCTGGAAGGTGCAGGACGGTCTGGCATATTTCCGTATGCTCGCACCCGAAAAAAAGCAGATCGTGCTGGAAAAGGGCTGTTTTATGTGGAAATAG
- a CDS encoding ATP-binding protein has protein sequence MRTMIHELRAALLGISSYRALMEEPLMGSVRRLLDALVKNRGEEALEAYTDVFYRLRREGNMGLGEWIWDKLRYLESPYPTALGTGVCDPALESAARRDIETLALLAGLDCDRLISSMAKRLAEEFAPVLAGLPRWRAGAPFTFQSLTEFYRVHGAGRFARYRAFLWSDGALIPVADPDCPAEEEMLGYTLQREQVIANTRAFLEGRRVNDVLLYGDSGTGKSATVKALLSVPGFDRLRLIEVQKDGLRDMAGLIRSLAGRQQRFILFIDDLAFDQDDRTYSVVKTILEGGLEKRPDNVAIYATSNRRLLVRQTFSDRAGDEVDAQETIQEKTALSDRFGLRIPYLGLSKGEFLDLVEKLARRKGMDVDAADLRREAVKWDMKFPGRTPRGARQFLASLSAK, from the coding sequence ATGAGAACAATGATTCATGAGCTGCGCGCGGCCCTGCTGGGCATTTCTAGCTATCGGGCCCTGATGGAGGAACCCCTGATGGGCTCAGTGCGGAGATTGCTGGATGCGCTGGTAAAAAACCGGGGTGAGGAGGCACTGGAGGCATACACAGATGTGTTCTACCGACTGCGCCGGGAGGGAAATATGGGACTCGGGGAGTGGATTTGGGACAAACTGCGGTATCTGGAGTCCCCTTATCCCACGGCGCTGGGCACGGGTGTGTGCGATCCTGCGCTGGAGTCCGCCGCCCGCCGGGATATCGAGACGCTTGCTCTGCTGGCCGGTCTGGACTGCGACCGGCTGATCTCCTCCATGGCTAAGCGGCTGGCGGAGGAGTTTGCCCCTGTGCTGGCGGGATTGCCCCGGTGGAGGGCGGGAGCGCCCTTCACCTTCCAATCCCTCACCGAGTTTTACCGGGTGCATGGGGCGGGACGCTTCGCCCGTTACCGGGCCTTCCTCTGGTCGGACGGGGCACTGATTCCGGTGGCCGACCCGGACTGTCCCGCCGAGGAGGAGATGCTGGGCTATACCCTTCAGCGGGAGCAGGTGATCGCCAACACCAGGGCCTTTCTGGAAGGGCGAAGAGTCAATGACGTGCTCCTCTACGGCGACAGCGGCACCGGAAAGTCTGCCACGGTAAAAGCGCTGCTGTCCGTACCGGGATTTGACCGCCTACGGCTCATTGAGGTCCAGAAGGATGGACTGCGGGATATGGCGGGGCTGATCCGCAGTCTGGCGGGACGGCAGCAGCGGTTTATTCTCTTCATCGACGACCTGGCCTTCGACCAGGATGACCGCACCTATTCTGTGGTAAAAACCATTTTGGAGGGCGGGCTGGAAAAGCGGCCGGACAATGTGGCCATTTATGCTACCTCCAATCGCCGCCTGCTGGTGCGGCAGACCTTCAGCGACCGGGCCGGGGATGAGGTGGACGCTCAGGAGACCATTCAGGAAAAGACTGCTCTTTCGGACCGCTTCGGACTGAGGATTCCCTATCTGGGCCTTTCCAAGGGGGAGTTTTTGGACTTGGTGGAAAAGCTGGCCCGCCGAAAGGGAATGGATGTGGATGCGGCGGACCTGCGCCGGGAGGCGGTCAAATGGGATATGAAATTCCCGGGTCGCACCCCTCGGGGGGCGCGGCAGTTCCTAGCCAGCCTGAGCGCGAAATAG
- a CDS encoding acyl-CoA dehydrogenase family protein, which produces MIFDYIQTTAEQKDILDIARQICEKELLPQVPELDRTGTYPRDVAKKLFDAGLYALEVPEQYGGMGVSHETNFLLAETLGYYDAGFGFTFHAGSMGAECIFMGGTEAQKQFAANELLNGKTFAFCLTEPACGSDAASIATTATREGDAYVIKGNKCFISGAELADYFVVATTIDRSLKYKGITLFLVEKERGVQIAKHEEKMGIRLSPTNEVVFDDIRVPADHMIGAEGRGWGIVMRNMEVVRPTSMNFATGIAMRAVDEAVNYAKVRTQFGQPIIRLQGLNFLLAEMLERTMVSHGALMNIAHLLDHGMPLNGMGSATKIYASQTASWVASKAVEVLGGYGYMREYPVEKLMRDAKIFEIFEGTNQIQQVVLGAMLSK; this is translated from the coding sequence ATGATTTTTGATTACATCCAGACGACAGCGGAGCAAAAGGACATTCTGGATATTGCGCGTCAAATCTGTGAGAAGGAGTTGCTTCCGCAGGTACCGGAGCTGGACCGCACCGGCACCTACCCCAGAGATGTGGCAAAGAAGCTCTTTGATGCCGGCCTGTACGCCCTTGAGGTTCCGGAGCAATACGGCGGCATGGGCGTCAGCCATGAGACCAATTTCCTTCTGGCGGAGACCCTGGGTTATTATGATGCCGGGTTCGGCTTCACTTTCCATGCCGGCAGTATGGGCGCCGAATGTATTTTCATGGGCGGAACAGAGGCACAAAAGCAATTCGCGGCCAACGAGCTGCTCAATGGCAAGACGTTTGCCTTCTGTCTGACCGAGCCGGCCTGCGGCTCTGACGCCGCCTCCATCGCCACCACCGCCACCCGCGAGGGGGATGCGTACGTTATCAAGGGCAACAAATGCTTCATCAGCGGCGCCGAGCTCGCAGACTACTTCGTTGTTGCGACCACGATTGATCGCAGCCTGAAGTACAAGGGGATCACGCTGTTTCTGGTAGAGAAGGAGCGCGGCGTACAGATTGCCAAGCATGAGGAGAAAATGGGGATCCGGCTTTCCCCCACCAACGAGGTGGTCTTTGACGACATCCGTGTACCTGCCGACCACATGATCGGCGCGGAGGGCAGGGGCTGGGGCATCGTGATGCGCAATATGGAGGTCGTCCGCCCCACGTCCATGAACTTTGCTACCGGGATCGCCATGCGCGCTGTAGATGAGGCTGTCAATTACGCCAAGGTGCGCACCCAGTTCGGCCAGCCCATCATCCGCCTGCAGGGGCTGAACTTCCTGCTGGCTGAGATGCTGGAGCGGACAATGGTGTCCCACGGCGCACTGATGAATATCGCCCATCTCCTGGATCACGGCATGCCTCTCAACGGCATGGGCTCTGCGACAAAGATCTATGCCTCCCAGACCGCCTCCTGGGTCGCTTCCAAAGCGGTGGAGGTTCTGGGCGGATACGGTTATATGCGGGAGTATCCTGTGGAAAAGCTGATGCGCGACGCGAAAATTTTTGAGATCTTCGAGGGCACCAACCAGATCCAGCAGGTCGTCCTCGGGGCGATGCTCAGCAAGTAA
- a CDS encoding stage V sporulation T C-terminal domain-containing protein, translating into MKATGIVRRIDDLGRVVIPKEIRRTMRIREGDPLEIYTDKDGGVIFKKYSLMGGLSDFAGQMCETLNKTTGRIAVITDRDTCISVAGTARRELADKRISAELENIMEGRQIYQRKEADSPLPICEDTDKYLLDVAAPILSEGDVLGCVLFVAAPGDAPTGETEYKLAQTIAGFLGRHMET; encoded by the coding sequence ATGAAAGCCACAGGCATTGTCAGGCGCATCGACGACCTAGGCCGTGTCGTGATCCCCAAGGAGATCCGCCGCACGATGAGAATCCGCGAGGGCGACCCCCTGGAGATCTATACCGACAAAGACGGCGGCGTCATTTTTAAAAAATATTCCCTGATGGGTGGACTGAGCGACTTCGCCGGCCAGATGTGCGAGACTCTGAACAAGACCACCGGACGGATTGCCGTAATTACAGATCGGGACACCTGCATCTCCGTAGCCGGAACGGCCCGCCGGGAACTGGCCGATAAGCGGATATCCGCGGAACTGGAAAACATCATGGAGGGCCGCCAGATCTATCAGCGCAAGGAGGCGGACAGTCCGCTCCCCATCTGCGAGGACACGGACAAATACCTTCTGGACGTGGCCGCTCCCATTCTCTCCGAGGGTGATGTTCTGGGCTGCGTCCTCTTCGTCGCCGCCCCCGGGGACGCCCCCACCGGCGAGACCGAATACAAACTGGCCCAAACCATTGCGGGCTTTTTAGGCCGCCATATGGAGACCTGA
- a CDS encoding class I adenylate-forming enzyme family protein has product MLVTDLLRRNAHLWARETALVAVEAANLTDPGPESYLLRRESLTWEEMNRQANQIAHFYLSIGIHRGSHVGLMMKNSIEWLPIYFGILKSGAVVVPLNFRYDADSAVYSIRFADLDALIFDADASSVIQQILTRTLGLRSFLYMGSREDCPAFAFPIQDIWETQPENEPDLPPLEPMEDAAIYFSSGTTGVPKAVVYSHATLASACERERYHHGQMHGDCFLCIPPLYHVGAKLHWMANLLVGARAVLLKGFTVPAFFRVVHQERVTIAFLLLPWLQDILVALDAGRISDVADALCSLRLIHTGAQPIPPSVVEQLRQHFPQIALGISYGLTEAGGPGVLNLRMEDIERSGSVGLPPPGWQAQVVDDAGNETPPQAPGELLLKGPHMMSRYYKSEAATEEVLAGGWLHTGDIACRDIDGYYYIIGRRKEIIISGGENIYPQRIENFLRRLPGVKDTGVFGLRHCRLGEAVAAQIALAPGASYTEEEVLDYCQGLPRFERPLRVFFGPVPRNPTGKIEKQLLQALYQNEPLPIRRGGPIPGSSQESSP; this is encoded by the coding sequence ATGTTAGTCACGGATCTGCTGCGCAGAAATGCACACCTGTGGGCACGGGAGACCGCCCTGGTAGCCGTGGAGGCCGCCAACTTGACCGATCCGGGTCCTGAGTCGTATTTGCTGCGCCGGGAGTCGCTGACTTGGGAAGAAATGAACCGACAGGCCAATCAGATCGCACACTTCTATCTCTCCATCGGCATCCACCGGGGCAGCCATGTGGGCCTTATGATGAAAAACAGCATCGAATGGCTGCCCATATACTTCGGCATACTAAAATCCGGCGCAGTCGTCGTGCCCCTTAATTTTCGCTATGATGCGGATTCCGCAGTATACAGCATCCGATTTGCCGACCTGGATGCGCTGATTTTTGATGCGGACGCCTCTTCTGTGATCCAGCAGATTTTAACGCGGACTTTGGGTCTGCGCTCTTTTCTGTATATGGGGAGTCGGGAGGACTGTCCTGCCTTTGCCTTTCCGATCCAGGACATATGGGAGACCCAGCCTGAAAACGAGCCGGACCTCCCGCCCCTGGAGCCGATGGAAGACGCCGCCATCTACTTTTCTTCGGGTACTACCGGCGTTCCCAAGGCGGTGGTCTACAGTCACGCCACCCTCGCTTCCGCCTGTGAACGGGAGCGGTACCACCATGGGCAGATGCACGGCGACTGCTTTCTGTGTATCCCCCCGCTGTACCATGTGGGCGCCAAGCTTCATTGGATGGCCAACCTGCTGGTAGGAGCCAGGGCAGTGCTGCTCAAGGGCTTTACTGTTCCCGCCTTTTTCCGCGTCGTCCATCAGGAGCGCGTTACCATCGCTTTCCTGCTGCTCCCATGGCTTCAGGATATCCTGGTTGCGCTGGATGCGGGCCGCATCAGCGATGTTGCCGATGCGCTGTGCTCCCTCCGCCTGATCCACACGGGGGCCCAGCCCATCCCTCCCAGCGTGGTGGAGCAGCTCCGGCAGCACTTCCCACAGATTGCGCTGGGCATCAGCTATGGCCTGACGGAGGCGGGCGGCCCAGGCGTGCTGAATCTGCGTATGGAGGACATCGAACGAAGCGGCTCTGTAGGGCTGCCGCCCCCCGGTTGGCAGGCCCAGGTTGTGGATGACGCAGGTAATGAGACGCCCCCGCAGGCGCCGGGCGAACTGCTTCTTAAGGGACCTCACATGATGAGCCGCTACTATAAGAGCGAAGCGGCAACGGAGGAAGTTCTGGCCGGAGGCTGGCTCCACACCGGCGACATCGCGTGCCGGGACATAGACGGGTACTACTACATCATAGGCCGCAGGAAGGAGATCATCATAAGCGGCGGGGAAAATATTTACCCGCAGAGGATTGAAAATTTCCTGCGTCGGCTTCCAGGCGTAAAGGACACGGGGGTTTTCGGTCTGCGGCACTGCCGCCTGGGCGAGGCCGTGGCGGCACAGATCGCGCTGGCCCCCGGCGCCTCCTACACAGAGGAGGAAGTATTGGACTACTGCCAGGGTCTGCCCCGCTTTGAGCGGCCCCTGCGCGTCTTTTTCGGACCGGTCCCCCGAAACCCCACCGGAAAAATTGAGAAGCAGCTTCTGCAAGCTCTATATCAGAATGAGCCGCTCCCCATCCGCCGAGGCGGCCCCATTCCCGGCTCCAGCCAAGAGTCCTCGCCATGA